The Nitrosopumilus sp. genome includes a region encoding these proteins:
- a CDS encoding acetylornithine/succinylornithine family transaminase, whose product MSEDQFMGNLYQRFPVTVEKGVGSHVWDTDGKEYIDCMGGYGVALVGHKNERVNNAIKEQIDKIITVHSSLYNKTREEFLSTLIGLAPKGLTQVHLNNSGAEAIEAAMKFARKFTGKTGMIAMKGSYHGKSFGALSLTFNPKYRKAFAPLVEKVSFASYGDIESLRSVIDEDTAFVILEPIQGESGIIVAPDGFLQDVRKLCDEKGIVLIFDEIQAGLGRTGRLWACDHWNTVPDILCLAKGIAGGVPMGATLVKPEILSSINKGEHSSTFGGNPISCAAGIAALKAITEDGLIENSEKMGKIFREGLEKLKEKHTMIREIRGKGLMIGVEMKFEVKDILMGLIKKGVLMLYSGRNILRILPPLVISEDDVTKVLHALDIVLTEEEEKRNVQG is encoded by the coding sequence ATGAGTGAAGATCAATTTATGGGAAATCTTTATCAGAGATTTCCAGTTACGGTTGAAAAAGGAGTAGGATCTCATGTATGGGATACAGATGGAAAAGAATACATCGATTGCATGGGAGGATATGGAGTAGCTTTAGTAGGTCACAAAAATGAGAGAGTCAATAATGCAATCAAAGAACAAATCGACAAAATAATTACAGTACATAGTTCTCTGTATAACAAAACACGAGAAGAATTTTTGTCCACACTAATCGGCTTAGCACCAAAAGGTCTAACACAAGTTCATCTAAACAACAGTGGTGCTGAAGCAATAGAGGCAGCCATGAAGTTTGCAAGAAAATTTACGGGAAAAACCGGAATGATTGCAATGAAAGGATCTTACCATGGAAAATCATTTGGAGCATTATCATTAACATTTAATCCAAAATACAGAAAAGCATTTGCACCACTTGTAGAGAAAGTTTCATTTGCATCTTACGGAGATATAGAATCTTTACGTTCAGTCATAGATGAAGATACAGCATTTGTAATCTTGGAACCAATTCAAGGAGAAAGTGGAATAATTGTTGCTCCAGACGGATTCTTACAAGATGTTAGAAAATTATGTGATGAAAAAGGAATTGTGTTAATTTTTGACGAAATACAAGCTGGTCTAGGCAGAACTGGACGATTATGGGCATGTGATCATTGGAATACTGTTCCAGACATACTATGTCTAGCAAAAGGAATTGCAGGAGGTGTGCCAATGGGAGCAACTCTAGTAAAACCAGAAATCTTATCTTCAATTAACAAAGGAGAACATTCATCCACTTTTGGCGGAAACCCGATATCTTGTGCTGCAGGGATTGCAGCACTAAAAGCAATTACAGAAGACGGATTGATTGAAAATTCCGAAAAGATGGGAAAAATATTCAGAGAAGGATTAGAAAAATTAAAAGAAAAACACACGATGATTAGAGAAATTAGAGGCAAAGGACTAATGATCGGAGTTGAAATGAAATTTGAAGTTAAAGATATCCTAATGGGGTTAATCAAGAAAGGAGTTCTAATGTTATATTCTGGAAGAAATATTCTAAGAATTCTTCCACCATTAGTGATATCAGAAGACGATGTAACAAAAGTTTTACATGCTCTAGATATAGTACTAACTGAAGAGGAAGAAAAAAGAAATGTACAAGGATAA
- a CDS encoding [LysW]-aminoadipate/[LysW]-glutamate kinase — MITIKIGGSVVDDLHSSTISDIKKIAETEGIIIVHGGGKEVTKVCEQLGKEPKFVTSPSGIKSRYTDKETAEIFTMVMSGRINKTIVQMLQKNGINAIGLSGVDAKVIQADRKKKLLIMNEKGRKQAIDGGYTGKIKEVNSKFIRSLLEQGLTPVISPIAMSEESEFLNIDGDRAAAYVAGKVGCDKVLFITNVDGLLMEDKLVPKLTLAEAKEIRPKIGPGMEKKILASTEALDMGVKEALIGNGQRENPISSAIAHDNCTVIEHE; from the coding sequence ATGATTACTATCAAAATTGGTGGAAGTGTAGTAGACGATTTACATTCATCAACAATTTCAGATATTAAAAAAATAGCTGAAACTGAAGGGATAATTATAGTTCATGGGGGTGGAAAAGAAGTTACCAAAGTTTGCGAACAGCTTGGAAAAGAGCCAAAGTTTGTTACATCCCCAAGTGGAATCAAAAGTAGATACACAGACAAAGAAACTGCAGAAATATTCACCATGGTAATGTCAGGCAGAATCAACAAAACCATTGTTCAAATGCTTCAAAAAAATGGCATTAATGCAATTGGTCTTTCTGGAGTAGATGCCAAAGTGATTCAAGCAGATAGAAAGAAAAAATTGCTAATTATGAATGAAAAAGGAAGAAAACAAGCAATAGATGGAGGATATACAGGAAAAATTAAAGAGGTAAATTCAAAATTCATCAGATCTCTTTTAGAGCAAGGTCTTACGCCAGTGATTTCACCCATAGCAATGAGTGAAGAATCAGAGTTTCTCAACATAGATGGAGACAGAGCCGCAGCATATGTTGCAGGCAAGGTAGGATGTGATAAAGTATTATTCATCACAAATGTTGACGGATTATTGATGGAGGATAAATTGGTTCCAAAACTTACATTGGCAGAAGCAAAAGAAATCAGGCCAAAAATAGGACCAGGTATGGAAAAGAAAATTTTGGCATCAACTGAAGCATTAGATATGGGAGTAAAAGAAGCATTGATTGGTAATGGTCAAAGAGAAAATCCAATATCATCAGCTATTGCACATGATAATTGTACGGTGATTGAACATGAGTGA
- the argC gene encoding N-acetyl-gamma-glutamyl-phosphate reductase, translated as MKVGVVGASGYVGGETLRLLVNHPDVEITTVTSRQHVGEYLHRVQPSLKGFTDLTFSELDYDKLTDQCDLVFTAVPHGTATEIVKALYDRGVKIIDLSADYRLHNQDAYDKWYGWEHPHPDYLEKSVFGVPELHREQIKNAQLVSCPGCMAVTSMLALAPLIRNDIIDTEHIVVDSKIGSSGAGSGSGTAHAMRAGVIRPYKPAKHRHTGEIEQELSEIAGKKIHVSMSPHAVDVVRGILCTNHTFMKKDIEEKELWKLYRQTYGDERFVRLIRDKKGLYKFPDPKFLVGSNFCDIGFDLDEDNNRLIALSASDNLMKGAAGSAIQNMNVMCGFDEMDGLRYTPLTPV; from the coding sequence ATGAAAGTAGGTGTTGTAGGAGCATCAGGTTATGTAGGAGGAGAGACACTTCGTCTGCTAGTTAATCACCCAGATGTAGAGATTACCACAGTAACATCAAGACAACACGTAGGCGAATATTTACACAGAGTTCAACCAAGTTTGAAAGGATTTACCGATCTGACATTCTCAGAATTAGATTATGATAAATTAACAGATCAATGTGATCTAGTTTTCACAGCTGTTCCTCATGGAACTGCAACTGAGATTGTAAAAGCACTCTATGACAGAGGTGTAAAAATCATTGATTTGAGTGCAGATTATAGATTACACAACCAGGATGCATATGACAAATGGTATGGATGGGAACACCCACATCCAGATTATTTAGAAAAATCAGTTTTTGGTGTACCAGAATTACACAGAGAACAAATTAAAAATGCTCAACTAGTTTCTTGTCCTGGATGTATGGCTGTAACATCAATGCTAGCATTAGCTCCATTAATTCGAAATGACATTATTGATACTGAACATATTGTAGTAGATTCTAAAATTGGTTCATCCGGAGCTGGTTCAGGTTCAGGAACTGCACATGCAATGAGAGCAGGAGTAATTAGACCATACAAACCAGCAAAGCACAGACACACAGGTGAAATTGAACAAGAATTAAGCGAAATTGCAGGAAAGAAAATCCATGTTTCAATGAGTCCACATGCAGTAGATGTAGTTCGTGGAATTTTATGTACTAATCACACATTTATGAAAAAAGATATTGAAGAAAAAGAATTGTGGAAACTATATCGTCAAACATATGGTGATGAGAGATTTGTCAGATTAATTAGAGATAAAAAAGGATTATACAAATTCCCAGATCCAAAATTCTTAGTTGGTTCAAACTTTTGTGATATAGGATTTGATTTAGATGAAGATAACAACAGATTGATTGCATTGTCTGCATCAGATAATTTGATGAAAGGTGCAGCAGGTTCAGCCATTCAAAACATGAACGTAATGTGTGGTTTTGATGAAATGGATGGATTAAGATATACACCATTAACTCCTGTTTAG
- the lysX gene encoding lysine biosynthesis protein LysX, which produces MSKVCIVFDRLRAEEKMLQKEASELGHDALMLDAKITQINTDSKKEDYGLGDVVLERCVSYFRGLHFTASLEFMDIPVLNKFEVANICGNKMFMTLLLKKNNIPTPKTYFSFSSESAAENLEKVGFPLVIKPVIGSWGRGVMPLKDKDTMEAVFEIRDITDSPHDRIYYLQELIKRPPRDIRVITIGDEPIAAMYRKSSGGFKTNIALGADPELCEITKEMEDMAAKASKAMGGGILGIDMMEDEENGLVVHEVNNTVEFKGLARVAQRNIPKEMVEFAINYVRK; this is translated from the coding sequence ATGTCAAAAGTTTGTATCGTGTTTGACCGCTTAAGAGCGGAAGAAAAGATGCTTCAGAAAGAAGCGTCTGAACTAGGACACGATGCATTAATGTTAGATGCAAAAATCACCCAAATTAATACAGACAGCAAAAAAGAGGATTATGGTTTAGGAGATGTTGTTTTAGAAAGATGTGTTAGTTATTTTAGAGGACTTCACTTTACTGCAAGTTTAGAATTCATGGATATTCCAGTTCTAAATAAATTTGAAGTTGCAAATATTTGTGGAAATAAAATGTTTATGACATTACTTTTAAAGAAAAATAACATTCCAACACCAAAAACATATTTTTCATTTTCAAGTGAAAGTGCAGCTGAAAATTTAGAAAAGGTAGGATTTCCATTAGTGATTAAACCAGTAATTGGTAGTTGGGGAAGAGGAGTAATGCCATTAAAAGATAAAGACACTATGGAAGCTGTTTTTGAAATTAGAGATATTACAGATAGTCCTCATGATAGAATATACTATTTGCAAGAATTAATCAAAAGACCACCACGAGACATCAGAGTAATTACGATAGGTGATGAACCTATTGCAGCTATGTATAGAAAATCATCAGGAGGATTTAAGACGAATATAGCACTCGGAGCAGATCCAGAACTATGTGAGATCACAAAAGAGATGGAAGATATGGCTGCAAAAGCATCAAAAGCCATGGGTGGTGGGATCTTAGGAATTGACATGATGGAAGATGAGGAAAACGGGTTGGTTGTACATGAAGTAAACAATACAGTAGAATTCAAAGGATTGGCAAGAGTTGCACAACGAAATATACCAAAAGAAATGGTAGAATTCGCCATAAACTACGTTAGGAAATAA
- a CDS encoding alpha-aminoadipate/glutamate carrier protein LysW: protein MNCPECDATLNIPDDASVGEIVSCPDCGADFEIAKKDGSNVELKQAETVGEDWGE, encoded by the coding sequence ATGAACTGCCCAGAATGTGATGCAACACTAAACATCCCAGACGATGCCTCAGTAGGAGAAATTGTCTCCTGTCCTGATTGTGGCGCTGACTTTGAAATCGCAAAAAAAGACGGATCAAATGTTGAGCTTAAACAAGCAGAAACCGTAGGCGAAGACTGGGGAGAGTAA
- a CDS encoding argininosuccinate synthase, with amino-acid sequence MTQKGILAFSGGLDTSVVVKYLQDEHDMDVITVTVDVGQGDDWKKIAAKAKKLGVKKHYNIDAKKEFVKDYIFPSIKANALYQKKYCLATALARPLIAEKVLEIAKKEKVTSLAHGCSGKGNDQVRFDITLRSGSDLPIIAPIRDKNLDRDTELKFAKKHGIEIDTVAKKFSIDQNLWGRAIEGGVLEDPYNEPPDDAFIWVKTKNLPDKPTYLEIKFNKGIPIGVDGKSMGPLKLIEYINKKAGNAGVGIVDHIEDRVVGIKSREVYETPAATCLIEAHTDLEKMVHTKHENKFKSMIDDEWAYLVYSGLWQDPLKTDLDGFIETSQKPVSGTVKLKMYKGSLRVVGRKSNNSLYSHDIATYGVESTFDQRLAKGFVELWGMQSTEANKLQKKRSTKT; translated from the coding sequence ATGACTCAAAAAGGAATTCTTGCATTTTCAGGTGGATTAGATACATCAGTTGTTGTGAAGTATCTTCAAGATGAACACGACATGGATGTCATTACAGTTACTGTAGATGTTGGACAAGGCGATGACTGGAAAAAAATTGCAGCAAAAGCAAAAAAACTTGGAGTAAAAAAACACTACAATATTGATGCAAAAAAAGAATTTGTCAAAGATTACATTTTTCCATCAATCAAAGCAAATGCTCTTTATCAAAAGAAATATTGTCTTGCGACAGCACTAGCCAGACCATTAATTGCAGAAAAAGTTTTAGAGATTGCAAAAAAAGAAAAGGTCACATCACTTGCACACGGTTGTTCTGGAAAAGGCAATGATCAAGTTAGATTCGACATTACATTACGTTCTGGTTCTGATCTTCCCATCATAGCTCCAATCAGAGATAAAAATTTGGACAGAGATACGGAATTAAAATTTGCAAAAAAACATGGGATTGAAATTGATACGGTTGCCAAAAAATTTAGTATTGATCAAAATTTGTGGGGACGTGCAATAGAAGGAGGAGTGCTAGAAGATCCATATAATGAACCACCAGATGATGCATTCATTTGGGTTAAAACAAAAAACTTACCAGACAAACCAACATACTTAGAAATCAAATTCAACAAAGGAATTCCAATTGGAGTAGATGGTAAATCAATGGGGCCCCTAAAACTAATTGAATACATCAACAAAAAAGCAGGAAATGCAGGTGTGGGAATAGTTGATCATATTGAAGATAGAGTAGTAGGAATCAAATCTCGTGAAGTATATGAAACTCCTGCTGCAACATGTCTAATTGAAGCCCATACGGATTTAGAAAAAATGGTTCACACTAAACATGAAAACAAATTCAAATCGATGATAGATGATGAATGGGCATATTTGGTCTATTCAGGACTTTGGCAAGATCCTCTAAAAACAGATCTAGACGGATTTATAGAAACATCACAAAAACCAGTCTCAGGAACGGTGAAACTAAAGATGTACAAGGGAAGTCTCAGAGTAGTAGGAAGAAAATCAAATAATTCATTGTATAGTCACGATATTGCAACTTATGGTGTGGAATCAACTTTTGATCAGAGACTAGCCAAAGGATTTGTGGAATTATGGGGAATGCAATCAACAGAAGCTAATAAATTACAAAAGAAAAGGTCAACAAAAACATGA
- a CDS encoding ABC transporter substrate-binding protein — MKTRSVIFGGIVTISVLSILAFTLSSDAESETKIRIAYFPNIGHAIPIVGMEKGFFEAHIGNHTKIETRVFDNGPQAIESLFANSVDFAYVGPGPAINGFLNSENHNVKILAGAASGGASFIVHPDSEINSVDDFVGKKIAAPQIGNTQDVSLRHYLSEHGLKTAEKGGSVIVYNIPNPDIYTLFVKGDIDGAWVAEPWATILETELNGKRLFHEESLWPNQEFASVLLIANTNFVEKNPILASKLLESHRQTVAWINQNPTETRNVFNTFLKSHLGQSLSDDVVDISLSNLQITADPISDSIYSFAEKADALGYLGRNGYDLSGIFYYFDTNSIKEEIIHDKT; from the coding sequence ATGAAAACGCGATCGGTAATTTTTGGAGGTATTGTGACTATTTCTGTGCTGTCGATACTAGCATTTACTTTATCTTCTGATGCAGAATCTGAAACAAAAATTCGTATTGCATATTTTCCAAATATTGGACATGCCATTCCGATTGTAGGTATGGAAAAAGGTTTCTTTGAAGCACATATTGGAAATCATACAAAAATTGAAACTCGTGTTTTTGATAATGGTCCTCAGGCAATAGAATCCTTATTTGCTAATTCTGTTGATTTTGCATATGTTGGTCCTGGTCCTGCCATCAATGGATTTCTGAATTCTGAAAATCATAATGTAAAAATTCTTGCTGGTGCTGCAAGTGGTGGAGCAAGTTTTATTGTTCATCCTGATTCTGAAATAAATTCTGTAGATGATTTTGTTGGAAAGAAAATTGCTGCGCCTCAGATTGGAAATACACAAGACGTATCATTACGTCATTATCTTTCAGAACATGGATTAAAAACTGCTGAAAAGGGAGGCTCTGTTATTGTGTATAATATTCCAAACCCTGACATTTACACATTGTTTGTAAAAGGAGATATTGACGGAGCATGGGTTGCAGAACCATGGGCAACAATTTTGGAAACTGAACTAAATGGAAAAAGATTATTCCATGAGGAATCCCTTTGGCCTAATCAAGAATTTGCTTCTGTTCTATTAATTGCAAATACAAATTTTGTAGAAAAAAATCCTATTTTGGCATCAAAACTCTTAGAATCCCATCGTCAAACAGTTGCATGGATAAATCAAAATCCTACCGAAACTAGAAATGTGTTTAATACTTTTTTAAAGTCTCATTTAGGTCAATCCTTATCTGATGATGTAGTAGATATCTCATTATCTAATCTTCAAATTACTGCAGATCCTATCTCTGATTCAATTTATTCATTTGCTGAAAAGGCAGATGCACTAGGATATCTTGGAAGAAATGGATATGATTTGTCTGGTATTTTTTACTATTTTGATACAAATTCCATAAAGGAGGAAATAATCCATGACAAAACTTGA
- a CDS encoding ABC transporter ATP-binding protein — translation MTKLEAKNIVKYFRHDSHKLTALGGVNLKVEAGDFVCLVGPSGCGKSTFLRIVAGLEKPDDGQILFDGHNVTETGPERIMVFQEGALFPWLKVQDNVEFGLKMAGIPKEERAKISHRYLDMMQLTKFADSYTYQLSTGMKQRVAIARALVMDPDVLLMDEPFAALDAQTRDLLLVEMQLIWEKTKKTILFVTHSVSEAAVLGTKVAIFSNRPSVIKKEVDNNFPRPRISEDESLLKFQQDILSELRPEVKKSKE, via the coding sequence ATGACAAAACTTGAGGCTAAAAATATTGTAAAATATTTTCGCCATGATTCTCATAAACTCACAGCTCTTGGTGGAGTAAACCTCAAAGTTGAGGCTGGAGATTTTGTATGTTTAGTAGGGCCATCAGGTTGTGGAAAATCTACCTTTTTACGTATAGTTGCAGGCTTGGAGAAACCTGATGATGGTCAAATCCTGTTTGATGGTCATAATGTAACTGAGACTGGACCTGAAAGAATCATGGTTTTTCAGGAGGGTGCATTATTCCCATGGCTGAAAGTTCAAGATAATGTTGAATTTGGATTAAAAATGGCTGGTATTCCAAAAGAGGAACGAGCTAAGATATCTCATAGATATTTGGATATGATGCAGTTAACCAAATTTGCGGATTCTTACACTTATCAACTTTCAACTGGAATGAAACAACGTGTAGCTATTGCAAGAGCTCTTGTAATGGATCCTGATGTGTTATTAATGGATGAACCATTTGCAGCACTTGATGCACAAACTCGTGATTTGCTGTTAGTTGAAATGCAATTAATTTGGGAGAAAACAAAAAAGACAATTTTGTTTGTCACTCATAGTGTTTCGGAAGCTGCAGTTCTTGGAACCAAAGTTGCAATTTTTAGTAACAGACCCTCTGTAATCAAAAAAGAAGTTGACAATAATTTCCCACGTCCAAGAATATCTGAAGATGAATCCTTGTTAAAATTTCAACAAGATATTTTATCAGAACTACGACCTGAGGTAAAAAAAAGTAAAGAGTGA
- a CDS encoding ABC transporter permease produces MVKNYTPHRIAFYIGIIIVWQIIATVGIWPENIFPSPYEVAEDLAYGISDGSLLYGIATSMWRLSVGLAIAIGGGIVLGIFMARVEVINQTVGSLVLGLQSIPSIAWVPLAILWFGLTDGGIIFVTAIGAIFAVTINTYTGVKNIDPHFIEAARNMGAKGSQLITAVLIPAAFPYMISGFKQGWAFAWRGVIGAEILFSFLGLGFLLNAGRSLNDVSQVIGIMVVIMGIGLAIDGVFFKRVENKVMSRWGLR; encoded by the coding sequence ATGGTAAAAAACTATACTCCACATAGAATTGCGTTTTACATTGGAATTATCATAGTGTGGCAAATAATTGCAACAGTTGGAATATGGCCTGAAAATATTTTTCCCTCTCCTTATGAAGTTGCAGAAGATTTGGCATACGGTATATCTGATGGTAGTCTGTTGTATGGAATTGCAACAAGTATGTGGAGGCTATCTGTTGGTTTAGCCATTGCAATTGGTGGAGGAATTGTACTTGGAATATTTATGGCAAGAGTGGAAGTTATCAATCAAACTGTTGGCTCTCTTGTTTTAGGATTGCAATCTATTCCTTCTATAGCTTGGGTTCCATTAGCAATACTTTGGTTTGGGTTAACTGATGGAGGAATTATTTTTGTTACTGCAATAGGTGCCATATTTGCAGTTACCATCAATACGTACACTGGAGTCAAAAACATAGATCCTCACTTTATTGAGGCTGCAAGAAATATGGGTGCCAAGGGAAGTCAATTAATTACTGCCGTTTTGATTCCTGCAGCCTTTCCATACATGATTTCTGGCTTTAAGCAAGGCTGGGCATTTGCCTGGAGGGGCGTTATAGGCGCCGAAATCTTGTTTTCATTCTTAGGATTGGGATTCTTGCTTAATGCCGGCCGTTCACTAAATGATGTCTCGCAAGTAATTGGAATTATGGTTGTCATCATGGGAATTGGACTTGCAATTGATGGAGTCTTTTTCAAAAGAGTAGAAAATAAAGTAATGTCTAGATGGGGCTTACGATAA
- a CDS encoding universal stress protein, with the protein MKIEKILVPYDATPSSEKAIKKIFALIENQGSKVVLLSCIRDKATFGFFKTKSDKKEIEQEKNKAKKYHEIIKKVAEKQGILMNSKIIKSDLESQSIIEYAKKEKVDMIVMSRSKLSTHAEKMYYNSTVDAVFKNAPCPFLYIP; encoded by the coding sequence ATGAAAATTGAAAAAATATTGGTACCTTATGATGCAACTCCCAGTAGTGAAAAAGCAATAAAGAAAATTTTTGCATTAATTGAAAATCAAGGTTCAAAAGTGGTGTTATTATCATGTATTAGAGATAAAGCAACATTTGGTTTTTTTAAAACAAAATCAGATAAAAAAGAGATAGAACAGGAGAAGAACAAGGCAAAAAAATATCACGAAATAATAAAAAAAGTTGCTGAAAAACAAGGAATTTTGATGAATTCAAAAATTATCAAGAGTGATTTAGAATCACAGTCAATCATCGAATATGCAAAAAAGGAAAAAGTAGACATGATAGTTATGAGCAGATCAAAATTATCCACTCATGCGGAAAAAATGTATTACAACAGCACAGTAGATGCAGTTTTTAAAAATGCACCATGTCCATTTCTTTACATTCCTTAG
- a CDS encoding MFS transporter: MQKSQVNNLVRSATFFQHAGISIIFVFMPIIAKGVTDSIFEIGLLVASFSFAQILSEIYFGRHSDKKGTRLKFIRIGFIGCAIAFGLHYFADDLGMFFLVRIAAGIASGIMIPAMIAYTYEANIDKKRAATVISFHALGWLAGIAAAGIANDLKLIFVLSAVSFLIGLLFTIKLPNPEQVKELTPGTTKKVISKNKFLFLSLLLRHIGASAVWVILPIMIVERLGGELYHISIVYVANTLTAFILMNVMASKIHLSNITKFKIGIGCTTFVFVGLSIVTEWWMAMPFMALVGATWAFLFIGGNFHLMENNPRSTSTGIFSSTLSIATVVGPVIAGSIAYAFDYVSVMYFAIIIIVCAFAVSLKIKKEEPQLQ; the protein is encoded by the coding sequence ATGCAAAAGTCTCAAGTTAACAATTTAGTTCGTAGTGCAACATTTTTTCAGCATGCCGGAATCTCGATAATCTTTGTGTTTATGCCCATAATTGCAAAAGGAGTAACAGACTCTATTTTTGAAATTGGACTTTTGGTGGCATCATTTAGTTTTGCTCAGATTTTATCTGAAATTTATTTTGGAAGGCATTCAGACAAGAAAGGAACTAGGCTCAAATTCATTAGAATTGGATTCATCGGATGCGCAATTGCGTTTGGATTACACTATTTTGCAGATGATCTTGGTATGTTTTTCTTGGTTAGAATTGCCGCTGGAATTGCTAGTGGAATCATGATTCCTGCTATGATTGCATATACCTATGAAGCAAATATTGACAAAAAGAGAGCAGCCACAGTAATTTCATTTCATGCATTAGGATGGCTTGCTGGAATTGCAGCTGCTGGAATTGCAAATGATCTTAAATTAATTTTTGTGTTAAGTGCAGTATCATTTCTTATCGGATTACTTTTTACAATAAAACTACCAAATCCAGAACAAGTTAAAGAACTAACTCCAGGAACCACAAAAAAAGTAATTTCAAAAAACAAATTTCTTTTCTTGTCATTATTACTAAGACATATTGGGGCATCAGCTGTGTGGGTTATTCTTCCAATAATGATTGTGGAGAGACTTGGAGGTGAATTATATCACATTTCAATAGTATATGTTGCAAATACGCTAACAGCATTTATTTTAATGAATGTAATGGCAAGCAAGATTCATCTCTCAAATATCACTAAATTCAAAATTGGTATTGGTTGCACAACATTTGTTTTTGTTGGATTATCCATAGTTACAGAATGGTGGATGGCAATGCCATTTATGGCATTAGTTGGTGCAACATGGGCATTTTTGTTTATTGGAGGAAACTTTCATCTTATGGAAAACAATCCTCGTTCAACATCTACTGGAATCTTTAGTTCTACTTTGTCAATTGCAACAGTTGTTGGGCCTGTAATTGCTGGAAGTATCGCATATGCATTTGACTATGTATCAGTAATGTACTTTGCAATTATCATAATAGTTTGTGCATTTGCAGTATCATTAAAAATAAAAAAAGAAGAACCTCAATTACAATAA
- a CDS encoding homocysteine S-methyltransferase family protein has protein sequence MTEKEPFLDALKKRILLFDGAMGTEIQRHDPKPEDFPNNQDGFNDGLVITHPEWIKQIHRNYLDAGADCIETNSFGSNKIKLDEYGFGDQTIEFNKKIAKLASEVCDEYTDKPRYVIGSMGPTGYLPSSNDPDLGQKPLDEIREAFELQAEGLILGGVDALLVETSQDILEVKLVIEACHEAFSKTGKKVPIIANTTLDQYGKMLLGTNIQAAYTTVSDMGIDVFGLNCSTGPIEMTPSVRWLDEQNEHNLLVVPNAGMPENDGGQAVYKMTPEKMGDALGDFLNEYKKVRIIGGCCGTNPEHIRALRKVIDEKANSVEG, from the coding sequence TTGACAGAAAAAGAACCTTTTCTTGATGCACTAAAGAAAAGAATTTTGTTGTTTGATGGCGCAATGGGTACTGAAATTCAACGACATGATCCAAAGCCTGAAGATTTTCCAAACAATCAAGATGGATTTAATGATGGGTTAGTAATAACACATCCTGAATGGATAAAACAAATCCATAGAAATTATTTAGATGCTGGTGCTGATTGTATTGAAACAAATTCTTTCGGTTCCAACAAAATTAAGCTAGATGAATATGGTTTTGGAGATCAAACAATTGAATTTAATAAAAAAATAGCAAAACTTGCATCAGAAGTATGTGATGAATATACTGACAAACCAAGATATGTGATTGGCTCTATGGGTCCTACTGGTTATCTTCCAAGTTCTAATGATCCTGATTTAGGGCAGAAACCTCTTGATGAAATTAGAGAAGCCTTTGAGTTACAAGCTGAAGGATTAATTCTTGGTGGTGTTGATGCATTACTTGTTGAAACTAGCCAAGACATATTGGAAGTAAAATTAGTTATTGAGGCATGTCACGAAGCTTTTTCAAAAACTGGCAAAAAAGTTCCAATTATTGCAAATACTACATTAGATCAATATGGTAAAATGTTGTTGGGAACTAATATTCAAGCTGCATATACCACAGTGTCTGATATGGGAATTGATGTATTTGGATTGAATTGTTCTACTGGTCCAATTGAAATGACTCCAAGTGTTAGATGGTTAGATGAACAAAATGAGCATAATCTTTTGGTAGTTCCAAATGCTGGTATGCCTGAAAATGATGGAGGACAAGCAGTTTACAAGATGACTCCTGAAAAAATGGGTGATGCATTAGGTGATTTTCTTAATGAATACAAAAAAGTTCGAATTATTGGCGGTTGTTGTGGGACAAATCCTGAACATATCAGAGCATTAAGGAAAGTAATTGACGAAAAAGCCAACTCTGTCGAGGGTTAA